One Drosophila willistoni isolate 14030-0811.24 chromosome 2R unlocalized genomic scaffold, UCI_dwil_1.1 Seg167, whole genome shotgun sequence DNA segment encodes these proteins:
- the LOC6641976 gene encoding acylphosphatase-2 — protein MISKITKKPKLKQPATAISKSSTLASAPEDPKQIFSTVFEVFGTVQGVYFRKHTQSKAKQLGINGWCMNTKQGTVKGVIEGNLDKLNEMRHWLQHKGSPRSIIEKAVFSTNEPLPIHNFGTFTIRR, from the exons ATGATTAGCAAAATTACGAAAAAACCCAAATTGAAGCAGCCAGCCACAGCGATTTCAAAATCATCCACATTGGCTTCAGCTCCAGAAGatccaaaacaaatttttagcACCGTCTTCGAGGTCTTTGGGACTGTTCAAG GTGTCTATTTTCGCAAG CACACTCAATCGAAGGCCAAACAATTGGGAATTAATGGCTGGTGCATGAATACCAAACAGGGCACAGTCAAGGGTGTCATCGAAGGCAATTTAGACAAGCTAAACGAAAT GAGACATTGGCTGCAACACAAGGGAAGTCCTCGTTCCATAATCGAAAAAGCTGTCTTTTCTACTAATGAACCTCTGCCGATCCATAATTTTGGTACCTTTACCATAAGGCGTTAA
- the LOC26528815 gene encoding uncharacterized protein LOC26528815: MENQKLPTPKATAKAKRSLPHQLIKFSTDINSPETKSKMLLYKKLLKMEMLRDELTSKELQKRRQRRQLDEEMGKFSKHM, from the exons ATGGAGAATCAAAA ATTACCAACACCCAAGGCGACAGCCAAAGCCAAGAGAAGTCTACCCCATCAActgatcaaatttagcaccGATATCAACTCCCCGGAAACCAAATCGAAGATGTTGCTCTACAAAAAGTTACTGAAAATGGAAATGCTCAGGGATGAGCTTACATCGAAAGAGTTACAAAAGAGACGACAACGTAGGCAACTGGACGAGGAAATGGGCAAATTCTCGAAACACATGTAA
- the LOC6641977 gene encoding neurofilament medium polypeptide isoform X2, translated as MEESNFAKKKEETQTQTQTPEQMREEEMAAIAAKENQQVSKDDTLKGSEPPKKWEAKKEIDKTESKSSKIKDNEVMKESDKPEEEKETIEESKPSKQEESPQVKKEPESPKEIKKGENISKNESENLKKVEPEENKKEVKDEPENSVEDEKKIEEAKPLKEEDKKHLESPKAEKEPEPKKEEETEEPEKPKEKEKIEDPKPTKKELKKAAKEAEKQERIEKARAKRAQEEANKQSAGEITDEDVPQRTVDKGWALAQATDDKKEVRVSDDSKADSSSDTTGKSKKSSWFNFSLIKREPSRFKPTIK; from the exons ATGGAAGAGTCCAATTTCGCAAAGAAAAAGGAAGAGACGCAGACACAGACGCAGACCCCGGAGCAAATGCGAGAGGAGGAGATGGCGGCGATAGCAGCTAAGGAAAATCAGCAGGTGTCCAAAGATGACACACTCAAAGGGTCAGAACCTCCAAAGAAGTGggaagcaaaaaaagaaatcgacAAAACGGAATCCAAATCAAGTAAAATAAAAGACAACGAAGTAATGAAAGAGTCTGATAAACCTGAGGAAGAAAAAGAGACAATAGAAGAATCAAAGCCCAGCAAACAAGAAGAAAGTCCACAAGTAAAAAAAGAGCCAGAAAGCCCCAAAGAAATTAAGAAAGGCGAAAATATTTCGAAAAATGAAAGTGAAAATCTCAAAAAAGTTGAACCagaagaaaataagaaagaagTCAAGGATGAGCCAGAAAATTCTGTAGAAgacgaaaagaaaattgagGAAGCGAAGCCCTTAAAGGAAGAAGACAAAAAGCACTTAGAAAGTCCGAAAGCAGAGAAAGAACCAGAGccgaaaaaagaagaagaaacagaGGAGCCAGAAAAAcctaaagaaaaagaaaagatagaAGACCCTAAGCCTACGAAAAAAGAGTTGAAAAAAGCTGCAAAAGAGGCAGAAAAACAGGAAAGAATAGAGAAAGCTAGGGCGAAAAGGGCCCAAGAGGAAGCAAACAAGCAGAGTGCCGGAGAGATCACTGATGAAGATGTGCCACAGAGGACAGTAGACAAAGGTTGGGCCTTAGCCCAAGCCACTGACGATAAAAAGGAAGTCAGAGTAAGCGACGATTCAAAGGCGGACTCGTCTTCGGATACAACgggaaaaagcaaaaaaagttCCTGGTTTAATTTTTCACTTATAAAAAGAGAGCCATCAAGGTTCAAGCCGACTATCAA ATAA
- the LOC6641977 gene encoding neurofilament medium polypeptide isoform X1 codes for MEESNFAKKKEETQTQTQTPEQMREEEMAAIAAKENQQVSKDDTLKGSEPPKKWEAKKEIDKTESKSSKIKDNEVMKESDKPEEEKETIEESKPSKQEESPQVKKEPESPKEIKKGENISKNESENLKKVEPEENKKEVKDEPENSVEDEKKIEEAKPLKEEDKKHLESPKAEKEPEPKKEEETEEPEKPKEKEKIEDPKPTKKELKKAAKEAEKQERIEKARAKRAQEEANKQSAGEITDEDVPQRTVDKGWALAQATDDKKEVRVSDDSKADSSSDTTGKSKKSSWFNFSLIKREPSRFKPTINPDHPSSSPQSVDNAIKLRKAKQRYKQEMAHLRQSYEYRLGLVRQLKQELKSNFKSDQQQLHSSYQLQIHDREIGSSAEPSSESDSTRKPEVQDNKDDKAST; via the exons ATGGAAGAGTCCAATTTCGCAAAGAAAAAGGAAGAGACGCAGACACAGACGCAGACCCCGGAGCAAATGCGAGAGGAGGAGATGGCGGCGATAGCAGCTAAGGAAAATCAGCAGGTGTCCAAAGATGACACACTCAAAGGGTCAGAACCTCCAAAGAAGTGggaagcaaaaaaagaaatcgacAAAACGGAATCCAAATCAAGTAAAATAAAAGACAACGAAGTAATGAAAGAGTCTGATAAACCTGAGGAAGAAAAAGAGACAATAGAAGAATCAAAGCCCAGCAAACAAGAAGAAAGTCCACAAGTAAAAAAAGAGCCAGAAAGCCCCAAAGAAATTAAGAAAGGCGAAAATATTTCGAAAAATGAAAGTGAAAATCTCAAAAAAGTTGAACCagaagaaaataagaaagaagTCAAGGATGAGCCAGAAAATTCTGTAGAAgacgaaaagaaaattgagGAAGCGAAGCCCTTAAAGGAAGAAGACAAAAAGCACTTAGAAAGTCCGAAAGCAGAGAAAGAACCAGAGccgaaaaaagaagaagaaacagaGGAGCCAGAAAAAcctaaagaaaaagaaaagatagaAGACCCTAAGCCTACGAAAAAAGAGTTGAAAAAAGCTGCAAAAGAGGCAGAAAAACAGGAAAGAATAGAGAAAGCTAGGGCGAAAAGGGCCCAAGAGGAAGCAAACAAGCAGAGTGCCGGAGAGATCACTGATGAAGATGTGCCACAGAGGACAGTAGACAAAGGTTGGGCCTTAGCCCAAGCCACTGACGATAAAAAGGAAGTCAGAGTAAGCGACGATTCAAAGGCGGACTCGTCTTCGGATACAACgggaaaaagcaaaaaaagttCCTGGTTTAATTTTTCACTTATAAAAAGAGAGCCATCAAGGTTCAAGCCGACTATCAA tCCTGATCATCCCTCAAGCTCGCCTCAATCTGTGGACAATGCTATCAAACTTCGAAAGGCTAAGCAACGATATAAGCAGGAAATGGCCCACCTCAGACAGAGTTATGAGTATCGTTTGGGTCTAGTGAGGCAATTAAAACAAGAACTTAAATCGAACTTCAAGTCCGATCAGCAACAACTTCATAGCAGCTATCAACTGCAGATTCATGATAGGGAGATTGGTTCCAGTGCTGAACCTAGTTCAGAGTCGGATTCCACCCGCAAACCGGAAGTCCAAGATAACAAAGATGACAAGGCTTCAACTTAA